In one window of Verrucomicrobiota bacterium DNA:
- a CDS encoding 3'-5' exoribonuclease, whose translation MSFVIVDVESDGPIPAEFSMVCFGAVLFDDKLDKSFYGRTRPISDRFVPEALAVSGFSREEHMTFDDPKTVMEAFAAWLDQHSKGRAIFVSDNVAFDWQFINYYFHRFLGRNPFGFSGRRIGDLYAGLVKDAHKATEWKKYRVTRHTHNPVDDARGNAEALMKFKELGLKI comes from the coding sequence ATGAGCTTTGTGATCGTAGATGTCGAATCCGACGGCCCGATTCCCGCGGAGTTTTCCATGGTGTGCTTCGGTGCGGTCCTGTTCGATGACAAGCTGGACAAATCGTTTTATGGCCGAACGCGCCCGATTTCAGATCGCTTCGTTCCCGAGGCCCTCGCTGTCAGCGGTTTCTCCCGCGAAGAACACATGACATTCGACGATCCGAAAACTGTCATGGAAGCATTCGCGGCATGGCTGGACCAGCACTCCAAGGGTCGCGCGATTTTTGTTTCGGACAATGTGGCGTTCGACTGGCAGTTCATCAATTACTACTTCCATCGTTTTCTCGGCCGCAACCCGTTCGGATTTTCCGGCCGACGTATCGGCGACCTTTACGCCGGCCTGGTAAAGGACGCGCACAAGGCGACCGAGTGGAAGAAGTATCGAGTCACGCGCCACACCCACAATCCCGTGGACGACGCACGCGGCAACGCCGAGGCGTTGATGAAGTTTAAGGAGCTGGGGCTGAAGATTTGA
- a CDS encoding RNA ligase RtcB family protein, whose amino-acid sequence MNTLTETQVRLFASSKSWIEGEAVRQLYATAKLDGVRHAVGFPDLHPGKGTPVGAAFVTEGVIYPHLIGGDIGCGMALFKTDLVRRDVKLDRWAKLQFNLEHQWDQFVSDFLAEHDLESTGFDSALGTIGGGNHFAELQAVEKVLDADEFKKLDLGKQQLVVLVHSGSRCLGESILRAHVDQHFGEGVEADSFAAEEYLRGHDIAVRWAKANRELIARRFVATLGAEAECLWDGCHNSITPSPPAPLPSDGRGWPSGRVREWIHRKGAVAADDDFVVIPGSRGSLSYLVKPIGDGESHAWSLAHGAGRKWARSDARQRMRERFSVAELAQTGLGGRVVCEDRDLLYEEAPAAYKNIEAVVQDLVDAGLVAVIATLRPLLTYKTRKPRR is encoded by the coding sequence ATGAACACACTGACTGAAACTCAGGTGCGCCTTTTCGCCTCGTCCAAAAGCTGGATCGAAGGCGAAGCGGTGCGCCAGCTCTATGCCACCGCAAAGCTTGATGGCGTCCGCCACGCGGTTGGCTTCCCCGATTTGCATCCGGGCAAAGGCACGCCCGTCGGCGCAGCCTTCGTGACCGAAGGCGTGATCTATCCGCACCTCATCGGCGGCGACATCGGCTGCGGAATGGCGTTGTTCAAGACGGATCTCGTTCGGCGCGATGTGAAACTCGATCGCTGGGCCAAGTTGCAGTTCAACCTCGAACACCAGTGGGATCAGTTCGTCAGCGATTTCCTCGCTGAACACGATCTTGAATCCACGGGGTTCGATTCGGCGCTCGGCACCATCGGGGGCGGCAATCACTTCGCCGAGTTGCAGGCCGTCGAGAAGGTTCTCGACGCCGACGAGTTCAAGAAACTCGACCTCGGCAAGCAACAGCTTGTCGTGCTCGTTCACAGCGGCTCGCGATGCTTGGGAGAATCCATCCTGCGCGCTCATGTGGATCAGCACTTTGGCGAAGGCGTGGAAGCGGATTCGTTTGCTGCGGAGGAATATCTCCGTGGACACGACATCGCCGTGCGCTGGGCCAAGGCCAACCGCGAACTCATCGCGCGCCGCTTCGTTGCGACGCTCGGTGCGGAAGCGGAATGCCTCTGGGATGGTTGCCACAACAGCATCACGCCCTCACCCCCAGCCCCTCTCCCATCGGATGGGAGAGGGTGGCCGTCAGGCCGGGTGAGGGAATGGATTCACCGCAAAGGCGCAGTTGCAGCCGACGATGACTTCGTTGTCATCCCTGGTTCACGCGGCTCGTTGAGCTATCTCGTGAAGCCGATTGGTGATGGCGAAAGCCACGCCTGGTCGTTGGCACACGGTGCAGGTCGCAAGTGGGCGCGGAGCGATGCTCGCCAGCGCATGCGCGAACGCTTCAGCGTTGCTGAACTCGCCCAGACCGGCCTCGGCGGCCGTGTGGTCTGCGAAGATCGCGACCTGCTCTACGAGGAAGCACCAGCCGCCTACAAAAACATTGAGGCAGTGGTTCAAGACCTCGTTGATGCCGGACTCGTGGCCGTCATCGCGACGTTGCGACCGCTCCTCACCTACAAGACGCGCAAGCCTCGACGCTAG
- a CDS encoding type II secretion system protein translates to MRAQDIPIRAFTLIELLVVVGIISLLAGLLLSGIGTAKAKAKRIACANNLRQINLGLQMYADDSGDATPSHSTPNDTTFSLVAYKRLMKSYVGHNVKIFACPSDRFYYDEVMSIARYVPHGLWEQSISDNSSYAFNGANAMANAGPGISGLTLSSIREPAKTVLVAEGSAYIPWSWHQPKRPLSHENARFDNAMNMVSFVDGHVSYIRIYWDDNRSGLALHYDPPLGYDYRWSGN, encoded by the coding sequence GTTGGGATTATCAGCCTCTTGGCTGGTTTGCTCCTCTCTGGCATAGGCACTGCCAAAGCCAAAGCGAAGCGCATTGCCTGCGCGAATAATTTGAGGCAGATCAACCTTGGCCTGCAGATGTATGCCGATGATTCTGGCGATGCTACACCCAGCCACTCGACTCCGAACGATACGACGTTCAGCTTGGTTGCCTACAAACGGCTGATGAAAAGCTACGTCGGACACAACGTTAAGATTTTTGCCTGTCCATCTGACCGCTTTTACTACGACGAGGTGATGTCGATTGCCCGTTACGTGCCACACGGCCTGTGGGAGCAGTCGATTTCTGATAACAGCAGTTATGCGTTCAATGGGGCAAATGCGATGGCGAACGCCGGCCCCGGAATTTCAGGGCTGACGTTGAGTTCCATTCGCGAGCCAGCCAAAACCGTTTTAGTTGCGGAAGGGTCTGCTTACATTCCCTGGTCATGGCATCAACCGAAACGTCCGCTCTCCCACGAGAATGCAAGGTTCGATAACGCAATGAACATGGTCAGCTTTGTTGATGGTCACGTCAGCTATATCAGAATTTACTGGGATGACAATCGTTCCGGGCTAGCCCTCCACTACGACCCGCCTCTTGGATATGACTACCGCTGGAGCGGTAATTAG
- a CDS encoding TIGR02391 family protein yields the protein MAVIPSFDETHLEAICEVLGQTDGGLTGSEIGRYLSQCNIPDPLPSYTKRHRLYEALRAKQRQDGCANNVFTFIRKVMNPVLYHANADYYTGFRSRFNTPFAFCGYQVNERGEIVPVTAARTQTEAEQRADRLQSELRRRQVHPDVLKFCRAELLQENYFHAVLEATKSVSEKIRAKSGLTGDAGELAMKAFSIGQAGMPFLAFNSLRTDTEKSEQSGLMNLFVGMFGAFRNVTAHGPKISWNMTEQDALDLLTLVSLLHRRLDAAVPTGRKS from the coding sequence ATGGCCGTGATCCCCTCTTTCGACGAGACTCATCTTGAAGCTATTTGCGAGGTGCTCGGCCAGACAGACGGCGGCCTTACGGGTTCAGAAATAGGACGCTACCTGAGCCAGTGCAACATTCCCGATCCGTTGCCGAGCTACACAAAGCGGCATCGCCTCTACGAAGCACTGAGAGCGAAGCAGCGCCAGGATGGTTGTGCCAACAATGTGTTCACGTTTATCAGGAAGGTGATGAATCCGGTGCTCTACCACGCGAACGCGGATTACTACACTGGTTTTCGCTCACGCTTCAACACGCCGTTTGCCTTTTGCGGATACCAGGTCAACGAGCGCGGGGAGATTGTGCCTGTCACCGCCGCCCGCACGCAGACGGAGGCCGAGCAACGCGCGGACCGGCTCCAAAGCGAGTTACGGCGCCGGCAGGTTCATCCCGACGTCTTGAAATTCTGCCGGGCCGAGTTGCTTCAAGAAAACTACTTTCACGCCGTGCTGGAAGCGACAAAGAGCGTCTCCGAAAAGATACGAGCAAAGTCGGGGCTTACCGGTGATGCCGGAGAGTTGGCCATGAAAGCGTTTTCAATCGGCCAGGCCGGAATGCCATTCCTTGCCTTCAACTCCTTGAGGACAGACACGGAAAAGAGCGAGCAGTCTGGTTTGATGAATTTATTCGTCGGGATGTTTGGCGCATTTCGCAACGTGACGGCCCACGGTCCGAAGATTTCATGGAACATGACGGAGCAGGATGCTTTGGATTTGTTGACACTGGTGTCATTGCTCCATCGGCGGCTGGATGCCGCCGTCCCAACAGGGAGGAAGTCGTGA